One window of the Colletotrichum destructivum chromosome 4, complete sequence genome contains the following:
- a CDS encoding Putative fungal transcription factor, which yields MWTEFGNRLGHLPPSQRSHFEDNHPFPHPVQSRHYAEIITVTEPGTITQDGPTSAVIDAPEGPFISTTATPGSLALVQQFVGDTPTPITDLFSAPELLRWSEEDSGIRTVLSCIGNVYATRGLQLATVQKSDVLLMEVEQREIYDNIQKRLQQPSPHLDKSLLHLAVFFCLLQACTGTMMSSRGSKAILRALEVLDQVAHLVVQPRGARGFSTRVDKSVLLLFRVLEGLGCLMRDSRSVFTEAQWHKTVVDFKKLKSEVTPVDAHVALLFECHCTFLAAFTDINAQSNTWLNRESEYGAVPGSRNDAEPSYANHLAVGQKIIQQASELLESLQELEDDVKDIKSSYDTSYDMFMSTSLNFKISALRLFAHPLWQNASVSKQALHESDILEYAHSNLEHIEKRMPHAGVEAFIYIDQLLVIGLEMRHSLDRLRVISLLDTIKSRGFGLAEVYIEDLQLAWKAVPSSRSSTASGLNAGPSPQ from the exons ATGTGGACGGAATTCGGCAATCGTCTCGGGCATCTACCACCGTCGCAACGATCTCACTTCGAGGATAATCACCCCTTTcctcacccagtccagtctCGTCATTATGCCGAGATCATCACC GTAACCGAGCCCGGAACCATCACTCAAGACGGGCCGACCTCCGCCGTCATCGATGCACCAGAGGGACCATTCATATCCACAACAGCTACTCCAGGAAGTCTAGCTCTGGTCCAGCAGTTCGTTGGGGACACTCCTACACCAATTACCGATCTGTTTTCGGCCCCCGAACTCCTCCGTTGGTCCGAAGAAGACAGTGGTATCCGAACAGTCCTCTCCTGTATCGGCAATGTGTATGCCACCAGAGGCTTGCAGCTAGCTACCGTCCAGAAGAGCGACGTACTGCTCATGGAGGTAGAGCAGCGCGAGATCTATGATAACATTCAGAAGCGTCTTCAACAACCCAGTCCGCACCTGGACAAGTCCCTGCTGCACCttgccgtcttcttctgtcTGCTGCAGGCATGTACCGGAACA ATGATGAGCAGTCGGGGATCCAAGGCCATCCTAAGGGCCTTGGAAGTGCTCGACCAGGTGGCTCACCTTGTTGTGCAACCTCGCGGGGCCCGCGGGTTCTCGACACGGGTTGACAAGtccgtgctgctgctcttccgGGTCCTTGAAGGGTTGGGATGCCTCATGCGCGACTCCAGAAGCGTCTTTACAGAAGCCCAATGGCACAAGACGGTGGTAGACTTCAAGAAGCTGAAGAGCGAGGTCACGCCAGTCGACGCGCACGTGGCGTTGCTGTTCGAATGCCACTGTACGTTTCTTGCTGCCTTCACAGACATCAACGCGCA GTCTAATACGTGGCTCAACCGGGAAAGTGAGTACGGGGCCGTGCCAGGATCCAGAAACGACGCTGAGCCATCGTACGCAAATCATCTTGCTGTCGGACAGAAAATTATACAACAGGCGTCGGAACTGCTCGAGTCTCTTCAGGAGCTTGAAGATGACGTGAAGGATATCAAGAGTAGCTACGACACCTCCTACGACATGTTCATGTCTACCAGTCTCAACTTCAAGATATCCGCGCTTCGGTTGTTTGCCCACCCCCTGTGGCAAAATGCCTCGGTTTCCAAGCAGGCCCTCCACGAATCGGACATACTGGAATATGCCCACTCCAATTTGGAACACATCGAGAAAAGAATGCCGCAtgcgggcgtcgaggccttCATTTACATCGACCAGCTTTTGGTCATTGGCCTGGAGATGCGGCACTCTCTCGACAGACTCCGTGTCATATCGCTGTTGGACACGATCAAGAGCAGGGGGTTCGGTCTTGCCGAAGTCTATATCGAAGATTTGCAGCTGGCCTGGAAAGCCGTTCCCTCGTCCCGTTCGTCGACTGCGTCAGGACTGAATGCGGGACCCAGTCCTCAATAG
- a CDS encoding Putative glucose-methanol-choline oxidoreductase, glucose Oxidase, domain 2, translating to MRGLLTTSALLSGAAAAAVRFTNSTNSPDYVIVGGGTSGLALANRLSENPAVSVLIIEAGGSVFDNVNVTNPNGYGLAFGTEIDFAFQTTNQTYGGGSVQTMRAAKALGGTSTINGLAYTRAEASQIDAWEQLGNEGWNWDALFPYYLKSEHFQTPEPARQVAGHLEYQAELHGEDGPLLTGWTYGQTNGTVPTVLNSTFQNLGLPWNEDVNGGNMVGFSVFPRTVDQERAVREDAARAYYYPYQNRTNLGVLLNTRAQKLTWKDNATVPTADGVEVISANGSSSVVKARKEVILSAGALVSPLLLELSGVGRPSVLRQHGIQTVVDLPTVGENLQDQMNNGLSFDMKNFTVDGALTTVAYPSVAHIFDDDDVEAVAAQIKDALPAYAATVASANGNVTRAADLLEFFEMQWSLIFESRIPVAEVLVNAAEGTWSSEYWGLLPFARGSVHIGEASTSNAVINPNYFLLDWDLLEQVQIAKFIRKLYGTAPFSALAGTETRPGADVVSEDADVEGWEGYIKGNYRSNFHPVGTAAMMSREKGGVVDANLKVYGTSNVRVVDASVLPFQVCGHLVSTLYAVAERAADLIVKSA from the exons ATGAGAGGCCTCCTCACGACCTCCGCCCTCCTTTCGggggcagcggcagcggcagtcCGCTTCACCAACTCCACCAACAGCCCCGACTACGTGATCGTGGGAGGCGGTACCAGcggtctcgccctcgccaaccGCCTGTCCGAGAATCCCGCCGTCTCGGTTCTGATCATCGAAGCTGGCGGCTCCGTTTTCgacaacgtcaacgtcacCAACCCCAACGGATACGGTCTCGCCTTCGGCACCGAAATCGACTTCGCCTTCCAGACGACGAACCAGACGTATGGCGGTGGCTCGGTCCAGACCATGCGGGCCGCCAAGGCGTTGGGAGGAACCAGCACCATCAACG GACTGGCCTACACCCGTGCCGAGGCTTCTCAGATCGACGCCTGGGAGCAGCTTGGAAACGAGGGCTGGAACTGGGACGCTCTTTTCCCGTACTACCTCAAGAGCGAGCATTTCCAGACCCCCGAGCCCGCCCGCCAGGTcgccggccacctcgagTACCAGGCCGAGCTCcatggcgaggacggcccCCTCCTGACGGGATGGACCTACGGCCAGACCAACGGAACCGTCCCCACGGTCCTGAACTCCACCTTCCAGAACCTCGGCCTGCCCTGGAACGAGGACGTCAACGGCGGAAACATGGTcggcttctccgtcttcccccGGACCGTCGACCAGGAGCGCGCCGTCCGCGAggacgccgcccgcgcctACTACTACCCCTACCAGAACCGGACcaacctcggcgtcctcTTGAACACCCGTGCCCAGAAGCTCACTTGGAAGGACAACGCCACCGTCcccaccgccgacggcgtcgaggtcatCTCCGCCAACGGTTCCAGcagcgtcgtcaaggcccgcaaggagGTCATcctctcggccggcgccctcgtctcccccttgctcctcgagctctcCGGCGTCGGCCGCCCCTCCGTCCTCCGGCAGCACGGCATCcagaccgtcgtcgacctccccACCGTGGGCGAGAACCTCCAGGACCAGATGAACAACGGTCTCTCGTTCGACATGAAGAACTTCACCGTCGACGGTGCCCTCACCACCGTCGCCTACCCCTCCGTCGCTCACatctttgacgacgacgacgtcgaggccgtcgccgcccagatCAAGGACGCCCTCCCCGCCtacgccgccaccgtcgcctccgccaacggcaacgtcacccgcgccgccgacctgctcGAGTTCTTCGAGATGCAGTGGTCCCTCATCTTCGAGTCCCGcatccccgtcgccgaggtcctcgtcaacgccgccgagggcaccTGGAGCAGCGAGTACTGGGGTCTCCTACCCTTCGCCCGCGGCAGCGTCCACATCGGCGAGGCGTCCACCTccaacgccgtcatcaaCCCCAACTACTTCCTTCTCGACTGGGACCTGCTCGAGCAGGTCCAGATCGCCAAGTTCATCCGCAAGCTGTACGGCACGGCCCCGTtctccgccctcgccgggaCCGAGACCCGTCCCGGCGCGGACGTCGTCTCCGAGGAcgccgatgtcgagggcTGGGAGGGCTACATCAAGGGCAACTACCGCTCCAACTTCCACCccgtcggcaccgccgcGATGATGTCCcgcgagaagggcggcgtcgtcgacgccaaccTGAAGGTCTACGGCACCTCCAACGTCCGCGTGGTCGATGCCTCGGTCCTGCCGTTCCAGGTCTGCGGACACCTTGTCAGCACCCTGTACGCTGTCGCCGAGAGAGCGGCCGACCTGATTGTGAAGAGCGCCTGA
- a CDS encoding Putative 2EXR domain-containing protein codes for MASPSSRYLLLSAGLASLELTDETPLQAFHLFGSLPPELRAQIWNLAALAACPPAVVTRVLNKKTISGYQPRGFAVYQRLMLSDDSFDLYRPVPTLLHVCRESRTELLNVTSNRRGLREGQLEVLYLTREHKKQGRGVHINFAVDTLLVYQVPPVPNMKDADHFANLQYLAMQWGLHSSWDSLDGSRAGVRFIRNFPRLRKLTLFVKFVVFNTLPPGEPGRRRREQTQKRHALLAILDDVYHAIDLSIDERPMTDEGGFWKEPEVRVVPKTRAWTPPRVKAWRSLPVTWAEPQRTVVVRIDGQTSLGEPNMDLWECPWHYLHPPGRAR; via the exons ATGGCTTCTCCGTCATCACGATACCTCCTCCTCAGCGCCGGTCTGGCTTCCCTGGAGCTCACCGATGAAACGCCCTTGCAGGCCTTCCACCTCTTCGGctcgctgccgcccgagCTGCGCGCCCAGATATGGaaccttgccgcccttgccgcctgcCCACCCGCTGTCGTCACGCGCGTCTTGAACAAGAAGACGATATCCGGCTACCAGCCCAGGGGGTTCGCCGTCTACCAGCGCCTCATGCTCAGCGACGACTCATTCGACCTCTACCGCCCCGTGCCGACCCTCCTCCACGTCTGCCGTGAGTCTCGCACCGAGCTGCTGAACGTCACCAGCAACCGACGGGGCTTGCGAGAGGGCCAGTTAGAGGTGCTGTATCTGACCCGCGAGCACAAGAAGCAGGGCAGGGGCGTTCATATCAATTTTGCCGTTGATACGTTGCTGGTCTACCAAG TACCGCCCGTACCGAACATGAAGGACGCCGACCACTTCGCCAACCTCCAGTACCTTGCCATGCAATGGGGCCTGCACTCGAGCTGGGACAGCTTAGATGGCAGCCGAGCCGGCGTGCGTTTCATCCGCAACTTCCCGCGCCTCCGGAAACTGACGCTCTTCGTCAAGTTCGTGGTCTTCAAcacgctgccgccgggcgAACCTGGCAGAAGGCGCCGCGAGCAGACGCAGAAGCGCCACGCCCTGCTCGCAATCCTGGACGACGTCTACCACGCCATCGACCTCAGCATAGACGAGCGGCCCATGACCGACGAGGGGGGGTTTTGGAAGGAGCCGGAAGTGCGTGTCGTGCCCAAGACCAGGGCCTGGACGCCGCCCCGGGTCAAGGCGTGGCGCTCCTTGCCGGTGACATGGGCTGAGCCTCAACGCACCGTGGTTGTGAGGATCGATGGCCAGACGAGTCTGGGGGAGCCGAATATGGACTTGTGGGAGTGTCCGTGGCATTATCTGCATCCTCCAGGTCGTGCTCGTTGA